In Mongoliitalea daihaiensis, one DNA window encodes the following:
- a CDS encoding UPF0175 family protein encodes MSSIKIELPESLGIEPQDFLLAAASKLSETGKISSGQGASIVGVSKRTFLELLEVYGVSLFNTSESIWMMMLKMRAIMLAKIYKISRIVTQ; translated from the coding sequence ATGAGTTCGATCAAAATTGAATTGCCCGAAAGTCTAGGAATTGAACCACAAGATTTTCTCTTGGCTGCTGCAAGCAAGCTGTCTGAGACAGGAAAAATTTCTTCAGGTCAAGGCGCTTCTATTGTTGGTGTTTCTAAAAGAACATTTCTCGAATTATTAGAGGTATACGGAGTTTCTTTGTTTAATACTTCTGAAAGCATTTGGATGATGATGTTAAAAATGCGGGCAATTATGCTCGCCAAAATTTATAAAATTAGTAGAATTGTAACCCAATAA
- a CDS encoding hydrogen peroxide-inducible genes activator produces the protein MTIQQLEYVLAVDKHRHFGQAAESCFVTQPTLSAQIQKLENELGVILFDRSKMPVIPTEIGVQIISQAKKVVSESKSIFELVAQLKGDISGLIKIGIIPTLAPYLLHRFIRSFLEKYPQVKVQVEELVTEEIIRKLKNDELDLGIVVTPLEENGILEKPMFYEKFYAYLSDGHPLLVKPKLQVTDLETDDMWVLQQGHCFRDQVFRLCDQTKFQRMNFHYESGSLEGLKNMVNEYEGMTLLPELATFDLSSEEKERLRPFEGEEPLREVSIVLNRSYLKKKLVELLFNEISENIPQSMTSKAHGKVVKFK, from the coding sequence ATGACGATTCAGCAATTAGAATATGTTTTGGCCGTAGATAAGCACCGACATTTTGGTCAGGCGGCAGAATCATGCTTTGTAACACAACCTACGCTCAGTGCTCAAATCCAGAAATTAGAGAATGAATTGGGGGTCATTTTATTTGACCGCAGCAAGATGCCCGTCATTCCAACAGAGATTGGTGTGCAGATAATTAGTCAGGCTAAAAAAGTGGTTTCTGAGAGTAAAAGTATTTTTGAATTGGTGGCCCAATTGAAAGGTGACATTTCAGGACTGATTAAAATTGGAATTATTCCAACCCTTGCCCCCTATTTGTTGCACAGATTTATTCGCAGTTTTTTGGAAAAATATCCGCAGGTTAAAGTTCAAGTTGAAGAGCTGGTGACAGAGGAAATTATCCGCAAACTTAAAAATGATGAGTTAGACCTTGGCATCGTCGTTACTCCTTTAGAGGAAAATGGGATTTTGGAAAAGCCCATGTTCTATGAAAAATTCTATGCGTATTTATCGGATGGTCACCCGTTGCTTGTGAAGCCCAAACTTCAAGTGACTGACTTGGAAACGGATGATATGTGGGTCCTGCAACAAGGCCACTGTTTTCGTGATCAGGTATTCAGGTTGTGCGATCAAACAAAGTTTCAGCGCATGAATTTCCACTATGAAAGTGGTTCCTTGGAGGGATTGAAAAATATGGTCAATGAATACGAGGGAATGACATTGCTTCCCGAGTTGGCGACCTTTGATTTGTCATCCGAGGAAAAAGAACGCTTAAGGCCTTTTGAAGGCGAGGAACCCTTGCGGGAGGTCAGCATTGTCTTGAATCGAAGTTATCTTAAGAAAAAACTAGTGGAATTGCTTTTCAATGAAATTTCGGAAAACATTCCTCAAAGTATGACATCTAAAGCTCATGGTAAAGTCGTAAAGTTTAAGTAG
- a CDS encoding BamA/TamA family outer membrane protein, translating to MKGKLFLLCLISIFLLQEAQAQLFARKYLNKVLNDTSDISRPQFLVYPTLAYAPETSWEIGFSSLYVYYPKRDTTNRLSEINGFTFITLENQYGIWFDHAIYTDKNKWFFLGKIRLQSFPLKYHGIGMDSPSDYLALVDANQIWIKERVLREIRKNMYWGLEVEYNQLSQVDFRKAENAPEFDLPLGFEGSRNLGLGLGLVYDDRHNVLNVRDGHFAELALIRYFPALSTFNFNALLLDSRLFRPVGANNVLAFQLLGQFMAGDVPFNQLALMGGDSMMRGYYFGRFRDRNQIATQVEYRMLPLPLGFTNRLGATVFASTATVVPNFSQASIHKVVWAAGAGARFLLFPKKDIYTRLDVAFTREGTGFYLFIGEAF from the coding sequence ATGAAGGGAAAGTTGTTCCTGTTGTGTTTGATATCTATTTTTTTGTTGCAAGAAGCTCAGGCACAATTATTTGCAAGAAAATACCTCAACAAGGTATTGAACGATACCTCTGATATCAGCAGGCCACAATTTTTGGTATACCCTACCTTAGCCTATGCCCCCGAGACAAGTTGGGAAATTGGGTTTTCTTCCCTCTATGTGTACTATCCCAAGCGAGACACCACCAATCGATTGAGTGAAATTAACGGGTTTACCTTCATCACCTTGGAAAACCAGTACGGGATTTGGTTTGATCATGCCATCTATACGGATAAAAATAAGTGGTTCTTTTTAGGGAAAATACGCTTGCAAAGTTTCCCTTTGAAATACCATGGAATTGGAATGGATAGCCCGAGTGATTACTTGGCCTTGGTGGACGCTAATCAAATCTGGATCAAAGAGCGGGTACTTCGTGAAATCCGAAAAAACATGTATTGGGGCTTGGAGGTAGAATACAACCAATTATCTCAAGTAGATTTTAGAAAAGCCGAGAATGCACCTGAATTTGATTTACCCCTAGGATTTGAAGGTTCACGAAATTTGGGTTTGGGCTTGGGTCTCGTGTACGACGATCGCCACAATGTCCTGAATGTTCGGGATGGTCATTTTGCAGAGTTGGCTTTGATTCGCTATTTCCCTGCCTTAAGTACTTTCAATTTCAACGCACTTTTATTGGATTCTCGCTTGTTTAGACCCGTAGGTGCTAATAATGTGCTGGCTTTTCAGTTATTGGGTCAATTTATGGCAGGTGATGTTCCCTTCAATCAATTGGCATTGATGGGTGGGGATAGTATGATGCGTGGTTATTATTTTGGTAGGTTTCGGGACCGCAATCAAATCGCTACGCAGGTAGAGTACCGCATGCTTCCTCTACCTTTGGGCTTTACCAATCGTCTAGGTGCTACTGTTTTTGCTAGTACTGCCACAGTCGTCCCGAACTTCTCACAAGCATCCATCCATAAGGTAGTTTGGGCTGCTGGTGCTGGCGCTCGCTTTTTACTGTTTCCAAAAAAGGATATCTATACTCGATTGGATGTGGCTTTCACCCGAGAGGGAACAGGTTTTTATTTGTTTATTGGGGAGGCGTTTTAG
- a CDS encoding protein-disulfide reductase DsbD family protein has translation MSTHLKSILFLFSFVLLSFQASAQLIAPPKWSIQLADKNPSIGSEVKITFKATIPRDWYIYSNDFDPDLGPMLTELELKTLEGVQLVNGLKAINPKKKYDEIWEGDVTYFVGSGTFEQTVKVTGNAIKLVGSVNYQMCSDVTGQCIPFEEDFTITATATGTVPVSDATTAAVTLDKSVEEVLEEAGEAIVTPATTQETGSSEAPTYIDLTADEEQEGLIGFMIIAFLAGLAALLTPCVFPMIPMTVTFFTGRSKSRASGIRNAFLYGFSIIAIYTIAGTAVAAIQGPEFANWLSTHWIPNVFFFLVFIFFAMAFLGMFELTLPSSFVNKIDAKADKGGLAGVFFMAFTLVLVSFSCTGPIVGSILISSAGGALVKPILGMFSFSLAFAIPFTLFAIFPEWLNSLPKSGGWLNSVKVVLGFLELALAFKFLSVADQVYHWGLLDRDIYLAIWIVIFFLLGLYLLGKLRLPHDSPMDYLSVPRLMLAIVTFVFVVYLIPGLWGAPLKALSGYLPPMATHDFNILDNRGTGAKTTTLDDQPKYADFLHLPHGLQGYFDYQQALAAAKRANKPLFIDFTGHGCVNCREMEARVWSDPQVLQRLQEDFVMVALYIDERYQLPEAEWYTSDYDGKVKNTIGKQNADFQITRFNNNAQPYYVILDQQEELLIRPKAYDTNIQNFINFLDEAKAEFTRR, from the coding sequence ATGTCAACACACCTGAAAAGCATTCTCTTTCTTTTCTCTTTCGTACTTCTCAGCTTCCAAGCTTCGGCACAGTTGATTGCGCCTCCTAAATGGAGCATTCAGTTGGCAGATAAAAATCCGAGTATTGGTTCTGAGGTGAAAATCACCTTTAAAGCAACGATTCCAAGGGATTGGTACATTTACTCCAATGACTTCGATCCGGATTTGGGTCCGATGTTGACGGAGTTGGAGTTAAAAACTTTGGAGGGTGTGCAATTGGTCAATGGGCTTAAAGCCATCAATCCCAAGAAGAAATACGACGAAATATGGGAAGGCGACGTGACCTATTTTGTGGGTTCAGGAACATTTGAGCAGACGGTTAAAGTCACGGGTAATGCTATCAAATTGGTAGGTTCGGTAAATTACCAGATGTGTTCCGATGTCACAGGTCAATGCATTCCTTTTGAAGAAGATTTTACGATTACAGCAACGGCAACAGGAACTGTACCAGTAAGCGATGCTACCACAGCAGCAGTGACCTTGGATAAAAGTGTGGAGGAAGTGTTGGAAGAAGCGGGGGAAGCGATAGTTACGCCAGCTACTACTCAAGAAACCGGCTCCTCTGAAGCGCCGACTTACATTGACTTGACAGCTGATGAGGAGCAAGAAGGCTTGATTGGTTTTATGATCATTGCGTTCCTTGCCGGTTTGGCTGCTTTGTTGACGCCTTGTGTATTCCCCATGATTCCGATGACGGTGACCTTCTTTACCGGACGGTCCAAGTCCCGTGCTTCGGGTATCCGAAATGCTTTCTTGTATGGTTTTTCCATCATTGCTATTTATACGATAGCTGGTACAGCAGTAGCAGCGATACAGGGGCCTGAATTTGCCAATTGGCTATCTACGCACTGGATACCCAATGTATTTTTCTTCTTAGTCTTTATCTTTTTTGCCATGGCCTTTTTGGGCATGTTTGAGTTGACGCTGCCAAGTAGCTTTGTGAATAAAATAGATGCCAAAGCTGATAAAGGGGGATTAGCAGGTGTTTTCTTTATGGCCTTCACCTTGGTGTTGGTTTCATTTTCCTGTACAGGTCCGATTGTAGGCTCTATCTTGATTTCCTCAGCAGGTGGTGCGTTGGTGAAACCGATTCTCGGAATGTTCTCGTTCTCTCTAGCATTTGCCATTCCTTTCACGCTATTTGCCATTTTCCCTGAGTGGTTAAATTCTCTTCCAAAATCAGGAGGCTGGCTGAATTCGGTAAAAGTAGTATTGGGCTTCTTGGAGTTGGCATTGGCCTTCAAATTCCTTTCAGTAGCAGATCAAGTGTATCATTGGGGATTGTTGGATAGAGATATTTACTTGGCAATCTGGATTGTGATATTCTTCTTATTGGGCTTGTATTTGCTAGGTAAATTACGCTTGCCGCACGATTCTCCCATGGATTACCTGTCCGTGCCACGGCTGATGTTGGCCATTGTGACTTTTGTATTTGTGGTGTATTTGATCCCAGGCTTGTGGGGTGCGCCTTTGAAAGCTTTGAGCGGTTATCTTCCTCCAATGGCTACACATGATTTTAATATCCTAGATAACCGAGGAACAGGGGCTAAAACAACTACACTGGACGATCAACCCAAGTATGCAGATTTCCTACACTTACCCCATGGATTGCAGGGATACTTTGATTATCAGCAAGCTTTGGCCGCAGCTAAGCGAGCCAATAAACCTTTGTTTATTGACTTTACAGGTCACGGTTGTGTGAATTGTCGAGAAATGGAAGCTCGTGTGTGGTCGGATCCTCAAGTGTTGCAACGCTTACAGGAAGATTTTGTGATGGTGGCCCTGTACATCGATGAGCGCTATCAGCTTCCAGAAGCTGAATGGTATACGTCAGACTACGATGGAAAAGTAAAAAATACCATTGGCAAGCAAAATGCAGACTTCCAAATCACCCGATTCAATAACAATGCACAGCCATACTATGTGATTTTGGATCAGCAAGAAGAATTACTGATTCGTCCTAAAGCTTATGATACCAATATCCAGAATTTTATCAACTTCTTGGATGAGGCAAAAGCGGAGTTTACAAGGCGGTAA
- a CDS encoding dipeptidase, with translation MSVKTYIQDNKERFLNELFDLLRIPSVSADPKFKNDVFAAADFVKEQLEKAGADKVELCQTAGYPIVYGEKLIDPALPTILVYGHYDVQPADPYELWDSPPFEPVIKTTDRHPEGAIFARGSADDKGQFYMHVKAFEAMMANNSLPCNVKFMIEGEEEVGSANLDIFVKANKEKLKADVVLVSDTHMISLQDPSVTVGLRGLAYMEVEVTGPNRDLHSGTYGGAVANPINTLCKMIASLQDENNHITIPGFYDKVEEYSAAYRKALNEAPFELEDYKKKLDVADVHGEAGYSTIERVGIRPTLDVNGIWGGYTGEGAKTVLPSKAYAKISMRLVPNQDFREISNLFEAHFKSIAPASVKVKVTPHHGGAPAVVSTDTPGYRAADLAIQEAFGKKAIPTREGGSIPICALFQQELGLDPILLGFGLDTDALHSPNEHYGIQNYLMGIETIALFFKHFTDQARA, from the coding sequence ATGTCAGTAAAAACCTACATTCAAGACAATAAAGAGCGTTTTTTAAATGAGTTGTTTGATTTGCTTCGTATCCCTTCCGTAAGTGCAGATCCGAAGTTTAAGAACGATGTATTTGCTGCTGCGGATTTTGTAAAGGAGCAGTTAGAAAAAGCAGGAGCAGATAAAGTAGAATTGTGTCAAACTGCCGGCTACCCTATTGTGTACGGTGAAAAGCTCATCGATCCTGCCCTTCCTACGATTTTGGTATATGGCCACTACGATGTGCAACCTGCGGATCCGTATGAATTATGGGACTCTCCACCCTTTGAACCGGTGATCAAAACCACCGACAGACACCCAGAAGGTGCTATTTTCGCACGTGGGTCAGCAGATGATAAAGGTCAGTTTTATATGCACGTGAAAGCGTTTGAAGCGATGATGGCCAATAACTCCTTGCCATGTAATGTGAAGTTCATGATCGAGGGAGAAGAAGAAGTGGGTTCAGCCAACTTGGATATTTTTGTCAAAGCCAACAAAGAAAAATTGAAAGCGGATGTGGTATTGGTCTCCGATACGCACATGATTTCCTTGCAGGACCCTTCCGTAACGGTGGGTTTGAGAGGCTTGGCCTACATGGAAGTGGAGGTAACTGGACCTAACAGAGATCTTCATTCTGGAACCTACGGAGGTGCCGTTGCCAATCCTATCAACACCTTGTGTAAAATGATCGCCTCCCTGCAGGATGAAAACAACCACATCACTATCCCTGGGTTTTATGATAAAGTGGAGGAGTACAGCGCTGCTTACAGAAAGGCCTTGAATGAAGCGCCATTTGAATTAGAGGATTACAAGAAGAAATTAGACGTAGCAGATGTGCACGGTGAAGCAGGTTATTCCACCATTGAGCGCGTAGGTATCCGCCCAACATTGGATGTCAATGGCATTTGGGGTGGGTATACAGGAGAAGGTGCCAAGACGGTACTTCCTTCGAAAGCTTATGCGAAGATTTCCATGCGTTTGGTTCCAAACCAAGACTTTAGAGAAATATCCAATTTGTTTGAAGCGCACTTTAAATCCATTGCGCCTGCTTCTGTGAAGGTAAAGGTAACTCCTCATCATGGAGGTGCACCTGCGGTTGTGTCTACGGATACGCCGGGTTATCGAGCAGCTGACTTAGCTATTCAGGAAGCTTTTGGTAAAAAAGCGATTCCTACAAGAGAGGGTGGTTCCATTCCAATTTGTGCACTATTCCAGCAGGAATTGGGCCTAGATCCTATTTTATTGGGCTTTGGTTTAGATACAGATGCTTTGCACTCGCCGAATGAGCATTATGGAATTCAAAATTACTTGATGGGTATCGAAACTATCGCTCTTTTCTTCAAGCATTTCACCGATCAGGCGCGCGCTTAA
- a CDS encoding KilA-N domain-containing protein, producing MAKAKQIVVKQVTIKTLNVNGEDFISITDIAKQKNPIEPKDVVKNWMRLKNTLEYLGLWEHLNNPHFRGVEFDPLLKESGSNSFTMSPSRWIELTGAIGIISKGGAGGGTYAQRDIAFKFASWVSVEFELYLVKEFQRLKQEEHKHLGWSAKRELAKLNYHIHTDAIKRYLVPALLTPAQVSMIYANEADVLNVALFGMTAKQWRDANPNLKGNIRDFANINELICLANLENLNALFIQEKMEQHERLVKLNQIAIQQMQILVDLENRKLLK from the coding sequence ATGGCAAAGGCTAAGCAAATTGTAGTAAAACAGGTAACAATAAAAACCTTGAATGTTAATGGCGAAGATTTTATTAGTATTACTGATATCGCCAAGCAAAAAAACCCAATAGAACCCAAAGATGTGGTGAAAAATTGGATGCGCTTAAAGAATACTTTAGAATACCTTGGTCTTTGGGAACACTTAAATAACCCACATTTTAGGGGGGTCGAATTCGACCCCCTTTTGAAAGAATCAGGAAGTAACTCTTTTACAATGAGTCCTAGCAGATGGATAGAACTAACAGGAGCAATTGGAATAATCTCTAAAGGTGGAGCTGGTGGTGGGACTTATGCACAGCGAGATATTGCATTTAAATTTGCAAGCTGGGTATCAGTTGAGTTTGAATTATATTTGGTAAAGGAATTCCAGCGTTTAAAGCAAGAGGAGCATAAGCATTTGGGGTGGTCTGCCAAAAGAGAATTGGCTAAACTTAATTACCACATTCACACAGATGCTATAAAGAGATATCTGGTTCCAGCTTTATTAACTCCAGCTCAGGTTTCAATGATTTATGCTAATGAAGCAGATGTTTTAAATGTCGCATTATTTGGTATGACAGCTAAGCAATGGAGGGATGCTAATCCCAACTTGAAAGGAAATATTAGGGATTTTGCAAATATTAATGAGTTAATCTGTTTGGCTAACTTAGAGAATTTAAATGCTTTATTTATCCAAGAAAAAATGGAGCAGCATGAACGGTTAGTTAAACTAAACCAAATTGCAATACAACAAATGCAAATATTAGTTGATTTAGAAAATAGAAAACTCTTAAAATGA
- the alr gene encoding alanine racemase: MRQTSYIEISTSAYAANIEFLKQDLGPQTQLSVVVKGNAYGHGIEHIVALAEANGVRHFSTFSADEAWRVCQASQHNSQAMIMGMIDPEDLQEVIAKGIEFYVFDFNRLEQAIAIAKATNTPAAIHVEVETGFHRTGFEWDELKWLTTLLKENASHIRLKGLCTHFAGAESISNYVRVRNQIKQYRKFKKWFDAHDIHFEKYHTACSAASLLYPETKMDMVRIGIASYGFWPTQETYMYRFQSLPLDNKNPLKRLISWKSSIMNTKKVKMGNFIGYGSSYMAPRNMTIALIPVGYCHGFSRLLSNQGKVLIGGVIVPVVGTVTMNSIAVDVTDLEKVQAGEEVVLIGKQGNLEISVASFGESSQQVNYELLTRLPQNIPREIVD; the protein is encoded by the coding sequence ATGCGTCAAACATCCTATATAGAAATTAGTACATCCGCTTATGCGGCTAATATTGAATTTTTAAAACAAGACCTAGGCCCTCAAACCCAACTTTCGGTAGTGGTCAAAGGAAATGCCTATGGGCATGGTATCGAACATATCGTAGCACTTGCTGAAGCAAATGGTGTCCGCCACTTTTCAACTTTCTCAGCAGATGAAGCTTGGAGGGTATGTCAAGCTAGCCAACACAACAGTCAAGCCATGATCATGGGTATGATTGACCCCGAGGATTTACAAGAGGTGATTGCAAAAGGTATCGAATTCTATGTCTTTGATTTCAACCGCTTGGAGCAGGCAATTGCTATTGCTAAAGCGACAAATACCCCTGCAGCTATCCATGTGGAAGTAGAAACGGGTTTTCACCGAACTGGCTTTGAATGGGATGAACTGAAGTGGTTGACAACCCTACTCAAAGAAAATGCTTCACATATCCGATTGAAAGGGCTTTGTACACATTTTGCAGGAGCAGAAAGTATCAGCAACTATGTGCGGGTAAGAAATCAAATCAAGCAATACCGAAAATTCAAAAAGTGGTTTGATGCCCATGACATACACTTTGAAAAATACCACACGGCATGTTCGGCTGCCAGTCTATTGTATCCAGAAACAAAAATGGATATGGTTCGGATTGGAATTGCCTCTTATGGCTTTTGGCCCACACAGGAAACATATATGTACCGTTTTCAATCTTTACCACTAGACAATAAAAACCCACTCAAACGCCTTATTTCTTGGAAAAGTAGCATCATGAATACCAAAAAGGTAAAGATGGGAAATTTTATTGGGTATGGTTCCAGCTACATGGCTCCTCGAAATATGACAATAGCACTGATTCCTGTAGGCTACTGCCATGGGTTTAGCAGACTTCTCAGCAATCAAGGAAAGGTTTTGATCGGAGGGGTGATTGTTCCGGTAGTAGGAACTGTCACTATGAACAGCATCGCAGTGGATGTCACGGACTTGGAAAAAGTTCAGGCTGGAGAAGAAGTAGTACTCATTGGAAAACAAGGTAATTTAGAAATATCGGTAGCTTCTTTCGGAGAGTCTTCCCAACAGGTAAACTATGAATTACTTACGCGCTTGCCTCAGAATATTCCTAGAGAAATTGTGGATTAA
- a CDS encoding zinc-binding dehydrogenase, producing MKAIICESYGLPDSLVYKEVANPEAGAKDVIIEVAACAVNFPDVLIIQNKYQFKPELPFSPGGEVSGVIKSVGSQVKHLHVGQRVLALCGWGGFAEEVKVSADRVFPIPPFMDDVTAASTLYTFGTSYFALKNRAQLKSGETLLVLGASGGVGLAAVELGKVMGARVIAAASTVDKLNSCQEKGADYLINYETEDIKERVKELTQGKGVDVVLDVVGDKYAEPALRSMAWKGRYLVVGFAAGEIPKFPLNLILLKGCSVMGVFWGRFSTEEVQASQQNLVELVGMIQAGKISQHIHQLYSLEESRRALQEMMERKVVGKAVVVVRGEKRETRNEREGMKNEELEIRNEGLETRAKKQDTRPETDIEEKKRVFRSVGDLRGAVGSSLGVSEWVVVTQDLIHQFAETTDDKQWIHVDTEKAKMMLPGGKNIAHGYLTLSLIPKLLYGLLPLEGVQMALNYGTEKVRFPAPLYSGNSVRLHASISKVEDRPDGAVSLHIQATMEAKNSDKPVCVAEIITIVRF from the coding sequence ATGAAAGCAATTATCTGTGAATCATACGGGCTACCCGATAGCCTTGTTTACAAAGAGGTGGCAAACCCAGAGGCAGGAGCTAAAGACGTCATTATAGAAGTTGCTGCCTGTGCGGTAAACTTTCCCGATGTATTGATTATTCAAAACAAATATCAATTCAAGCCTGAACTCCCTTTTTCGCCTGGAGGAGAAGTCTCGGGGGTTATTAAATCGGTGGGTAGCCAAGTGAAACATCTTCACGTTGGACAACGAGTCTTGGCCTTGTGTGGTTGGGGGGGATTTGCAGAAGAAGTGAAAGTGTCTGCTGATCGAGTATTTCCCATTCCTCCCTTTATGGATGATGTGACAGCGGCATCCACACTCTACACATTTGGAACCTCTTATTTTGCACTAAAAAATCGTGCACAATTGAAATCGGGGGAAACACTCCTCGTATTAGGAGCCTCTGGCGGGGTTGGTTTGGCAGCAGTGGAATTGGGAAAAGTCATGGGTGCTAGAGTAATAGCTGCGGCTTCCACTGTGGATAAGTTGAATAGTTGCCAAGAAAAAGGGGCTGATTACTTGATCAATTATGAAACAGAAGACATCAAGGAGCGAGTCAAAGAATTAACCCAAGGCAAAGGAGTAGATGTAGTCTTAGATGTGGTTGGTGATAAATACGCCGAACCTGCACTCCGCAGCATGGCTTGGAAAGGTAGATACTTGGTAGTGGGTTTCGCTGCAGGAGAAATCCCTAAATTCCCGCTGAACTTAATTTTGTTGAAGGGTTGCTCAGTGATGGGGGTGTTTTGGGGAAGGTTTTCCACAGAGGAGGTGCAGGCCAGTCAGCAAAATTTGGTGGAATTGGTGGGGATGATTCAAGCTGGAAAAATCAGTCAGCATATACATCAGCTGTACAGCTTGGAAGAAAGCCGGAGAGCCTTGCAGGAAATGATGGAAAGGAAGGTGGTGGGAAAGGCGGTAGTGGTGGTGAGAGGCGAGAAGCGAGAAACGAGAAACGAGAGAGAGGGAATGAAGAATGAGGAATTAGAAATTAGAAATGAAGGTTTAGAGACAAGAGCCAAGAAACAAGATACAAGACCCGAGACGGATATTGAAGAAAAGAAACGAGTGTTTCGGTCGGTGGGGGATTTGAGGGGGGCTGTGGGGAGTTCTTTGGGGGTAAGTGAATGGGTAGTGGTAACTCAGGACTTGATTCATCAGTTTGCGGAGACCACGGATGATAAGCAGTGGATACATGTGGATACCGAAAAGGCAAAAATGATGCTGCCCGGAGGGAAAAACATTGCGCATGGATATTTGACATTATCCTTGATTCCCAAACTACTCTATGGTTTACTCCCGCTTGAAGGGGTACAGATGGCGCTTAATTATGGTACGGAGAAAGTTCGTTTCCCGGCACCTTTGTATTCAGGTAATTCCGTCCGACTTCATGCATCCATTAGCAAAGTGGAAGATCGGCCTGACGGGGCAGTAAGTCTGCATATACAGGCCACTATGGAAGCAAAAAATTCCGACAAACCCGTTTGTGTGGCAGAGATTATTACAATTGTAAGGTTTTAA
- a CDS encoding glycoside hydrolase family 130 protein, giving the protein MKMKLLGMISLLFFVVMSSLLAQDKKWMMGPFERPTNAEPIITPTDATSWKDPMTGKMVRWESMATFNPAAIVMDDMVHVLYRAEEKLGEKEIGGHTSRIGMATSKDGFNFNRENAPIFYPDDDNQKEFEWTGGVEDPRIVVTEDGTYVLTYTQWNREYPRLAVATSKDLRNWEKHGPIFKNFGEGKYHNQETKSGAIVSELKNGKLIAAKIHGKYWMYFGVPHIWLASSDDLIQWSPVESIDENLVPVLSPRPGYFDSWLVEAGPPPVLTENGIVVLYNAGNQQNLGVKDLGNRLYTGGQALFSKEEPWKLLDRTDVPFLKPELPFEKSGQYVDGTTFIEGLVHYGGKWLLYYGTADSMVGVVSWDGKN; this is encoded by the coding sequence ATGAAAATGAAACTACTTGGAATGATATCTCTCCTGTTTTTTGTAGTCATGAGCTCTTTGCTAGCACAGGACAAAAAATGGATGATGGGACCTTTTGAGCGGCCAACAAATGCTGAACCTATCATTACGCCCACAGATGCAACTAGCTGGAAAGATCCTATGACTGGAAAAATGGTTCGTTGGGAATCCATGGCAACATTCAATCCAGCAGCAATTGTTATGGATGATATGGTACATGTATTGTATCGAGCAGAAGAAAAGCTCGGAGAAAAGGAAATAGGAGGCCATACTTCCCGAATAGGAATGGCAACCTCAAAAGATGGTTTTAACTTTAATCGAGAAAACGCACCAATTTTTTATCCTGACGACGATAACCAAAAAGAATTTGAGTGGACTGGTGGTGTGGAAGACCCAAGAATAGTCGTAACGGAAGATGGAACTTACGTTTTAACCTACACTCAATGGAATAGAGAATATCCCCGGTTGGCTGTAGCAACATCCAAAGATCTTAGAAACTGGGAAAAACATGGGCCAATATTTAAAAATTTTGGTGAAGGGAAATACCATAATCAAGAAACCAAATCGGGCGCTATTGTAAGTGAGCTCAAAAACGGAAAATTAATTGCAGCAAAAATTCATGGGAAATACTGGATGTACTTTGGAGTTCCCCACATATGGCTTGCAAGTTCGGATGATTTGATCCAATGGAGCCCTGTTGAAAGCATTGATGAAAATCTCGTCCCGGTGCTAAGCCCAAGACCTGGATACTTTGATTCATGGTTGGTAGAAGCAGGTCCTCCTCCTGTGCTTACCGAAAATGGTATAGTTGTACTATATAATGCAGGCAACCAACAGAATTTGGGGGTCAAGGATTTAGGAAACCGACTTTACACAGGAGGACAAGCTTTATTTAGTAAAGAAGAGCCATGGAAGTTATTGGATCGTACGGATGTTCCATTTTTAAAACCGGAATTGCCTTTTGAGAAATCAGGTCAGTATGTAGACGGAACAACCTTTATCGAAGGATTAGTACACTATGGCGGTAAATGGCTTCTTTACTATGGAACAGCAGATTCTATGGTAGGCGTTGTTAGCTGGGATGGTAAAAATTAG